Proteins encoded by one window of Candidatus Nitrosocosmicus hydrocola:
- a CDS encoding PQQ-dependent sugar dehydrogenase, with product MVKKIYFKVFASSTLCLLLLLLSYSNYSIVNLSYGAYIKAPLAPSGPTLKDDKLSVEKVTDGLDIPTSMAFLGPNDLLVTEKETGKVIHIINGQIQDEPALDVAVANSIERGLLGIAMAKQADGKTYVFISYTESGNDEDSSDVEDNVEPEGNRLYRYEYVDGQLINPVLIIDLTAAPENDRGEHNGGKIRIGPDNNVYYIVGEVGGHRTQAQNIEDGPEPNGLGGVLRITQDGQIVPGDAIFGDESPLDLYYAMGIRNSFGMDFDSVTGNLWDTENGPDTGDEINLVYPGFNSGWSLIQGLSQNDLLENDVTPDDLVYFGQGSYAEPKLSWVTPIGITALKFLDSDKLGTQYQNNMFVGDINNGLLYRFVLNEARDDISFDSGYTGNTALLADKEVNDPKENQPFIFGQGFGGITDIEVGPDGFLYVLSYTGSLFRIAPSTEASTTATTASSTSPDDSATITENNQATEQSESEDDQNVAQDGNSIPAVILGLYADKSYSPNPITIERGQTITWYNGDTISHSVTSGLDNDDNAGEAFDSKAIIPNQSYGLRFDDTGDYPYYCFYHPSMVGVVIVE from the coding sequence TTGGTAAAAAAAATTTATTTTAAGGTATTTGCATCATCTACTCTTTGTTTGCTGTTGTTATTATTGTCATATTCTAATTATTCTATTGTCAATCTATCCTACGGAGCATATATTAAAGCACCCTTGGCACCCAGCGGGCCAACGCTTAAAGATGATAAATTGTCAGTTGAAAAAGTAACTGATGGATTAGATATACCTACAAGCATGGCGTTTTTAGGACCAAATGATCTATTAGTTACCGAGAAGGAAACTGGAAAAGTTATTCATATCATAAATGGTCAGATACAAGATGAACCCGCTCTAGATGTGGCAGTAGCTAATAGTATAGAACGAGGTCTGCTGGGTATTGCAATGGCAAAACAAGCCGACGGAAAAACTTACGTGTTTATCTCATATACGGAATCTGGAAATGATGAAGATAGTAGCGATGTAGAAGATAATGTAGAACCAGAAGGAAACAGGCTTTACCGCTATGAGTACGTAGATGGTCAGTTAATCAATCCTGTTTTAATAATAGACTTGACCGCCGCCCCAGAAAATGATCGAGGTGAACATAATGGTGGCAAAATCCGTATTGGTCCAGATAACAACGTCTACTATATAGTAGGAGAAGTCGGAGGACACAGAACACAAGCTCAAAATATTGAAGATGGTCCAGAACCAAATGGTTTGGGAGGAGTATTACGAATTACTCAGGACGGTCAGATTGTACCTGGCGATGCGATTTTTGGTGATGAATCGCCTCTAGATTTGTATTATGCAATGGGCATCCGAAACAGTTTTGGTATGGATTTTGATTCCGTAACAGGTAATTTATGGGATACTGAAAATGGACCTGATACTGGTGATGAGATAAATTTGGTATATCCTGGCTTTAACAGTGGTTGGTCTTTGATTCAAGGATTATCACAGAATGACCTTTTGGAAAATGATGTAACTCCTGATGACCTTGTATATTTTGGACAAGGGAGTTATGCAGAGCCCAAGTTATCTTGGGTTACTCCTATTGGAATTACCGCATTGAAGTTCTTAGATTCGGATAAGCTGGGAACGCAATATCAAAATAATATGTTTGTGGGTGACATAAATAACGGTCTTTTATACCGATTTGTACTTAATGAAGCTCGAGATGACATATCTTTTGATAGCGGATATACGGGAAATACTGCTTTGCTAGCCGATAAAGAAGTTAATGATCCGAAAGAGAATCAACCCTTTATTTTTGGTCAAGGATTTGGTGGAATAACAGATATTGAGGTGGGTCCGGATGGATTTTTGTATGTCTTGAGTTATACTGGATCGCTATTTAGAATCGCGCCTTCTACTGAAGCAAGTACAACCGCAACAACAGCCAGTTCAACCAGTCCTGATGATAGCGCTACAATAACAGAAAATAATCAAGCAACCGAACAGTCTGAAAGCGAGGATGATCAAAATGTCGCACAAGATGGAAATTCTATACCGGCAGTCATCTTAGGTTTATACGCCGATAAATCCTACTCTCCAAACCCAATCACAATTGAAAGGGGTCAAACAATAACATGGTACAATGGCGATACTATTTCTCATAGCGTGACCTCAGGACTGGATAATGATGATAATGCAGGAGAGGCGTTTGATTCTAAAGCTATAATACCAAACCAGTCTTATGGCCTAAGATTTGATGATACTGGTGATTATCCATACTATTGTTTTTACCATCCTTCAATGGTAGGAGTAGTAATAGTTGAATAA